TAAAGATGAAGGGCAAAGCTGAAGTCCAGTGGTCTGAAAATCACGGGAAAACAGTCGTAACGTACCACGACAAGATGAAGTACTTCAGCATCAAGCAGTTTATCATTCAGGAGGGTCAGGGTAAGTGAGCTCTTTATTTATTCGTTTCTgatctgcacacacaacatgacACACAGCTTGGTTTTCTTTAGTGGTAATTTTCCAAGTTTCACTGGTGAGATTTAAGGATATCTAAGAGGTTAAATAAATCCCACAATCTGCATTTAATCAAATACACATGCTGCAAAGAGAAATCGAAACTGTCGCTGACCTAATGCATAAGCtccatgtttgtgtctctgtggcccattcacactgacagcaagTGCAGTTAACAGCAAGTTTGTTCTTAaattttgtttgtctgataTAACACTGTTACCTTATTCGAAGAGCTAGcaattatttattgattcatgGTCTGCTTAATAAATCGTGCTGTAATCAGTGATGGAAGCCATATTAAGTAGCTTTATTGCCTTTCAGGCAACAATATTGTTGACCAGGGCTGCCACGTCTACCCATTCACATTTCAGATCCCTGCAGAGTGAGTGTTCTCTAAGTAAACAGCCGAATAAAAAACTATAATACTTTTACCAATGTGTTTAACCATGACCATTCATAAATTTCCACTCGGGATGAGAAGCTATATAATGTCGTTCCCCTGCTTTGTAAGTATCAACTTTAGACAATCTATATATAGTGCTACTGAAAGCAGGACTGTCACTTATCCAGTCTGTTTCGTACATTGTGTTGTCACCTGTTGCAGAGACCTGCCATCCTCCTTCAAAGGCTCATTTGGAAAGATTATGTACACACTGGAGGCAAATCTGAGCAGGTCGATGAGAGTAGACAGCAAAGCTAAGGCGCAGTTCACCCTCGTCCACAGTCCGAAACTACACAGTGATCCGGTGCTGATGGTACCCACctttcaacacacactcacacatgcacatccagtgtgtttgctgtttgacaTTGCTGCAGTAATGGGAAGCAACACTGTCTCATGctaatttgtcattttcctgCCAGAGTCCACAGCACGAGAAGACTGAGAAGAAATTGAAGCTCTTTTCATCAGGGACACTGGCCATGGATGTAAATATTGGGCAAACAGGCTTCCACCAAGGTCATTTTAAATCATCATGATTGAATCACACATTCACCTCACAGATTATCTTAATAGTGGGTTGCAGTAAAAGATAAACTCTCCACAGTTGAACCATAGCTCAAAGTCCCCATGCTCATGGAAATGCTTTATGGTCTAAAGATAAGACAACAAATGAGAGATGTAGCAACAGTAACGGCagaaaagtaatttaaaaatgGCCTTACTTGACCTGATTGCTAATGGCAGCTAATGTTAGttttgcgtggtaagacacagagttggcttgttttttgatctttttggttgttttcctgttttttctgcttcttgaaggaaatgttagggtttgttttcctgctctgtttgctttttgaaggaaatggtagggtttgctgcttcttgaaggaaatgttagaagaggctgttaaatctagtctgtggtttaggcctccaccttcagcaccttctaaattttccaccccctacccgaacaagggtctgtatccaatccctactttcatcttttgactctacctctttattttctatcccctacccgaaccagggtttgtattcccaccccgctttttcttggtgcagttggtgagaggcaggggtagatgatggtagtgtggcaatcggcagttacatgtggcatctaggcctgtggtagcattgtagcagctaacaatagctaaagcggtgagagtatgatagtatcttagcagttagtattggtagctagcaattaacattaacagtataggtgaatctagcgttattgtctttttctgttcctcttagcaggtagcggttagcacataacattagctaaatggtagcatcggaactgtattgtcttcttctgttcttcctagcggttagcagtagcattagcaatagttaaatggtagcatcggtactggccactacctggagtatctctgggtcagttgaacgtggcggtgctgtttggattgtgtaggagcagtgtgaactggcactagggggggtgactctgggacgccggagttcactgcctaacctcctggaggtgtagtgggactaagtaggcgaaacactgttgaagggaggtttccacctgatgacccccagagacgtgttaggaatcactgctctttggcaggtatagaggcagattagagctccaaggttcttcactgagaatgaatcctctttttgagcacaagtatcttgtgtttaaattaacagcaATGCTCAATTTGTGCTTCTGTTAGGCAACATTTTAGCAGTAATGAGTATTTTGAAATTGCTGCTTGTAGCCAAAGAGACAATTCAGCAAAAGTAACACAGATTAACTTTAAAGTGATTATTACTGAAAAGAAAGATATCATTTCAAATATCTTTAGTTTATCTTTTTAAGAGGTAGATTGTGTGCGCTGCTCTGTTTTGCAGGCGAAGGCATAAAAGTTGTGGCCTCCATTCAGAACAGATCATCTCGTGATGTTAAGCCCAAGTACCATCTGTATAAGAAACAAAGTTACTTTGCAAAAGGGAAGAGGAAACTCGAAACCAAAGACATCCTGAAAGAGGTGGGTGACGCCATCCCGCCTTCTGCAGGCCAGACTGTCACCAGGATCATCACCA
The DNA window shown above is from Chelmon rostratus isolate fCheRos1 chromosome 5, fCheRos1.pri, whole genome shotgun sequence and carries:
- the LOC121606252 gene encoding arrestin domain-containing protein 3-like → MSVKSFLVGYNPINSSNIFTSGDYITGKITLELAKECKIESLWVKMKGKAEVQWSENHGKTVVTYHDKMKYFSIKQFIIQEGQGNNIVDQGCHVYPFTFQIPAEDLPSSFKGSFGKIMYTLEANLSRSMRVDSKAKAQFTLVHSPKLHSDPVLMSPQHEKTEKKLKLFSSGTLAMDVNIGQTGFHQGEGIKVVASIQNRSSRDVKPKYHLYKKQSYFAKGKRKLETKDILKEVGDAIPPSAGQTVTRIITIPPSTCVSILNCSIITVEYRLRVYLDVKYASDPEIKLPIVILQGLQEPDEEHLLAYPPYGAEAYAGSHMPGGPGYPQYPMFTGPSAVPPTSETAMMYPPLTNFNEKS